Below is a genomic region from Balaenoptera acutorostrata chromosome 9, mBalAcu1.1, whole genome shotgun sequence.
TGTctagtaaagcaattatgctccaataaagatgttaaaaataaataaagaaaagaaaagaaaagaaagacattgtCTAATTTGGTTCTCACAGTAATCCTGTGAACTGATTTTATTACCCTTGTTTTAccacaaacaaagaaacaaacaaaccagggCTCAAAATGAGGTCAATGGCTTGTATAAGACAAAATTTTGGTCTTGTATGGTGGACTCACTTGTTTCAAagcctatttttgtttttatgttggaTTTTGCTATGTATCATGATCGACTCTATATAGAAGACCATATATCATTGGCCACTGGATAAAAGGgaaacatttgacaaaaatcaTAAAGTTTATATCTAAGTGGTATGGGGACCAAGCTATAGCAAATGTGCTATTATAGAACTTTGGAACCAGAAGTCTTATTAATCTCCTTATAGACCTAGcattattgattgattttttcacctatgtaatattttaatgagTTTAGGTCAGTCAGCCACATTAATAGCACAAATTATTATACTCTGGGCATTAATAAGAATTATAAATTTTATCATGATGAAGCTTCTAGAAAATTATGGCCTTGTCCTTGAGGGTGATGAATTGAGGAATGGTGAAAGAACTGGGTTTCAGTAATGAGGAAGCATGCTCTGTCATTATTTGTGATGATCTTTCTATATATcgtcttttcttttattttcatggaAAATAATCCTGTTCATCTGTCCATATGAACCCCACTATCTATATACAATGAGGTAATAGCATCCAGTCTTTAACTCACCTAAAAGACCCTAAATCCTATCAATTTTTCACACTGCTTGTATAGAAGtcatattttctcattatttctgCTCTGTCTGATTCAACCATAATCAATTAATTGCATCTGTCATCCCTGCATTTTGCTGCTACTTCTACCTGCACTgcactttcttcccttcttctgttTACTTATACCAGTCTTCCTTCAAATCTCAGTTCAGGCATCATCTTTCCCCAGGAAGACTTTCCTGACAATCTTGTCTCCACAGGCCTTTTCACAAGATAGTATGGGTCATGTGTTTCCACTGTATTCCCATGATTCCCTGCACATAAATACCAACATATAGACCTGGTGAAAAGAACAGAGATAGTGTAAGCACACTGGTGTGTTCAAGCCCTGATCTACCAGTTATTAGTTGCATGCCCTTGGATACGTCCTCTATAATTTCTGAACCTCATTTTTTTTATCTGCAGGATTAGAGCAACCACTTAATGCAGGTTTGTTGTAAAAATGAATGACATTATGTGAAAAGCACAGAATAGGAATTTGTGCTAAATATCATTCCTTTGGCCTCCCAGGCCCATTCTTTGCCTTCTCTACCCTGTTCTGGGCCCCAAGTAGCTGATTTATAAGATCTGTATTAATGGGCTCCTTGCTCCTCTGGCTTGAGCTTGGCTTCATCCACAGAGGTTCACAGACAGAAAGATCAGAAAGCAGAAGGCAATTGGAGTCAGGGGTCAGGGTATTTAATCTCCCAATTCTTCTTTGCCACGTAGCCAGGGGTTGCCTGCATCTTTCTACAAGGCCGCAGCTCCCGCCAGCTGGCTCAGTCAATACAGTGACTTTCTCTGTCTTCCAGAAATTGTTCCCTCCCTTTGCCCTTGATGCCCAGGGTACTGCATTATCCTACGTTCATTTCCGTTAACCCTGCTGCCAACATTGTAAATAGTTCCTTTATTAAACCCTCCTCAGAAAGTCAACTTGAGTCAACTTGAGTGTGTCAGCTGTTTCCTGCCAGGGCCCTGACAGACACCACATTCAGTATTATTAACAATATGCACTTAACAGACTGTTCTGTAATTGTCTCTTGATTTCTTTGAATCCCTTGCCAAACTGTGAACTACTTCAGAGCAGGGACTGTGGCTCATTTGTCACTGTTATCCTACATTGTCACATACGTTGCTTGGCAAAAtataaacacttaataaatgtttgttggttgattaaatgaaaaaagtaaggAATGCATGTTATTCTGACCCCTTAAAAGTAGGCACTGCCCTTTATTCTTCTGAGTACAAAGCTTCACACTgcgtaatataaataaatgtttgctgcaaTGAATGTGAGTTTGTCCAGAAATAAGAGCATAAGATGATTAAAAGGAATGTTTCTGGGCAAATTAATCTTGGGAGCAGTCAAAGGGCTATCAGGTTAAGTGTCatataaaattagtttaaaaagatagtcaggggtttccctggtggcacaatggttaagaatccatttgccaatgcaggggacatgggttcgatctctggtccgggaagatcccacatgctgtggagcaactaagcccgtacgtgacagctactgagcttgagctctagaggccgtgagccacaactactgagctcacgtgccacaactactgaagcccgcgcctagagcccgtgctccgcaacaagagaagccacctcaatgagaagcccgcacacagcaatgaagacccaacacaaccaaacataaaaacaaataaataaataaatttattttaaaaaaaaaaggatagtcaGGACTCTTTGAACTCTAAAGAGAGGGCACAAAATTTGAGATTAGGTGAATATGTTCATAAAGCCGTACTTAGTTTAGTAATCTATGCAACTATTTGGAGAAAAGTGAATTGAGAAGGAAAGCATTCTATAGATCATTTAGGTAAACATTTTTTCAACCATTGTCTTGCATAGAACATTATTCTGGTGTATCCATTTGGAAAGATATCAGTTGAAGCATCATCAGTaggttacttttttctctttaccgTAAGAGATATGCTAATTATATTAATTTGGTGGGGTAAGACTAATGTTGGGAATTACATTCTTTATTTATCACAGGAATCATGGGATACCCAGGAGCTGCTCAGCAAAAGACAATGGGTTTAAAATGGCCAATCAGAAATTGTGGGCTGTGATGAGGGCTCAGATTTTGGGTGAAATAGTTTAAGAGACAATGAGATTGAGTTTTTGTTATCTAAAGCTATACAAAAGCAACAGCATATTAACAACCTTTGGAAGTAGATAGGCAGGCACTATCACTTTCAATTGTGGAAGGTTcaaatcagagaggttaagtgttttgcccaaagtcacacagaacTTGGCAGCACCATAATTAATTTGAACTAATCTGTGGCCCAGTGCTTTCCACTTTACCAGGATGAACCTTCTAATCCAGTGTTGAGTGTGATGAGTACAATGACAAAGGTGAACCCATGGTAAAAGGAGAGAATAGAGGAAAGATCCCCAACCTACCCTTGAAGGAGGCCTGTACGTCAGCAAAGCCTTCCTTAACAGCTGAGCTGAGTCTTATAGTGTAACTAGATTATGGAAGTGAATTAAAAAAGGAAGCATTCTTAGTAGGGGAAAGAGCATGTGCTAAGCTCAGAATCCTAAGGAAGCATGACATCTCAGTATAATGGCAAAAGTTCAGTATCTTAGAACATAAGGTTTTAATTGGAGGAAAAGAGCAAGTGAGCTTACTGGGTAGAGAAGAAGGGACCAATTTATAATAATGATATTTAATTATATCTAATAAAAATGCTATTTTCTAGCTCTTTACACTGAAAAGACATAGAAGTAAGACCTATAACAATGAACATAATCCATACCCAATTTGTGGTCTTTAATAATAACagtttcaacatttattgagtacttaataAGTGTCAGACCTTGTGCTGAGTGTTTAACATGTgttatatcatttaaaactcaagAGCCCTATGTGGTATGACTGAGTACACAGAAGCTGTGATAAGTGGAATTACTGAACAAGTTCTAAGTATATGCTtattcttttcccccttttctcttaCCGTAAGGCTTAAGAACTAATAATTCATAGACCTTAGATAAAAATTTAGAGTCTGACTCCAGGGCATCAAATCCAGGGGCAGTTGAGGCCTGTGACTTATACAACTTTGCATCCCTCAAGTATTTAGTGCAAGGTCTTGTgcatggtagatgctcaatatttactgaataaatttaATGAGTTTAAACTAAAACTGTAGAGAGTTAGTGGCTACATTTTTCTGCCTTCAACTCCACACGAGCACACACCTAAACACAATCATAATAATCATTGCTCAACATATCATAATAATCATTGCTCAACATATCATAATGTAGCTTGGCCAACGGTCACTAATCAGCTGACTACTGCATCAATTTTAACCTCTAAAAGAAACACACCAAATACATAAAACTCCAGAAGTCTTCATGATAgctaaaatatatacataggtTCTGTTTAGAGGTTGATAGGGCATCACATCATCATTTTGAAAATTGATAAATAAAGGGTAAGAACTGAACATTTATCCCACCTTTCTTGTACAGAATGTATTTCAGAGTAGCCAAATAGTTGATGAGGAAAGGTTATTCTTTACGAAAGAATCGCAGTTGATAAATGTAAATAGAATGATAGAATTACAAAATTCACTATTTTTGTAATCTTTCATTGAAATGCTGGATGTAAGAAACAATTATCAGTGAATGATAAAACCATGAGGTAAAAGTTTGTTAGAGAACTATATAATAGACAAGATGGTCTGACATCACCTCAAACCACTGatcaatttaaaaactaataGTGCAAAAACCAGACAATATGTTCCTCTGGTGTCTTTGAATAAGTAGTACACAGAAACAACTATAAAGTCattctaaacaaaaacaaaagcaaaattgaacctgaatctaatcatctCCTATATCTAATTCCCtaattatagaaaatatgaaattattattGAATATTCATGAAGTGATAGGAAATATAGGATAAAGAAGCATGTTAAATTATGCCACAAGGATAAAATTAGTCAATCCTAAAACGTGGGGAATTCTGTTAGGACACAATCTGGTTTGTTCCTTAagtatattacattaaaaaaaaaaaacaagaagagaaacattgattttaaaaaaacaaacctcagaaATATATGAACCCAAAGCAATGTATAGACCTTGTTTGGATCTTGAAAACAAACACTTTTAAGATAATTAAATTGAGCATAAACTTGAAATCAGATGATatcaatgaattatttttctctctttttgtctgAGGTGTTGTACTGCTACTGTGGTTGTATTTTTAAGTCCTTAATTGTTAACAGTTTACACGAGATATTACAGACAAGATATGTTATCTGAGATGTGTTTTAAAACACTAaagaattttttgctttttttaatgggTGGGACTGAAGAAACAGTGCCTAGAAAAAGATGATGGTTGAAGAAGCTTGATGATGTGTACACATTAATTCCTTATATTATTTTTCCTAGTTTGAAtatatttaactcttttttttttaaacatctttattggagtataattgctttacaatggcgtgttagtttctgctttataacaaagtgaatcagctatacatatacatatatccccatatctcctccctcttgcgtctccctcccaccctccctatcccacccctctaggtggtcgcaaagcaccgagctgatctccctgtgctatgcggctgcttcccactagctatctattttacatttttgcatagttacatttatttaaaaatggtaGCTACTCAAACTGAGCTAATTATGTTACttatactcaataaatggtagctactgTTAAAATTGAGAGAATGGGGGCTAAAAAAGCTGGAGAAGAAGGTTCAAACCATCatcaaataaaaaagcaaaggcaaatgatcagagggagggaaaagaataAGGTTGACTAGATCAAAACCTGTGAGTAGGTGAATTATCAGTGCGAACAGCAGAAAAGAGAGGACAATTGTTTGAGGCTAGACTGTAACTTAAACTCTAGAATTCAATATGTCAAAAATTGAACCCATATTCAATTCCCACAAACATTTTACCCTCTattgtttcttattttagttATTGGCACAAACCAGAAACCTAGAAGTCAACCCCAAATCTCTTTCTCTTCACCTCTCACTCCTCTTGAATTCATCACTTATCTATCTCTTAAATTCCTTCACTTATATTCATCACAGGGATCATCACTCTGGTCTAAGCCACATAATTGATTGCCTGGGTTACTCCAATAATCTCCTAAGAATTATTTCTACATTTACGCTTGCTCCCACCCCATATCTGTTCTTATCTCAGCAGCTTGagtgaaatgttttaaatgtgcATATGATTACATCAAGACTCTGCTTCAAATGCTTCAAGGACTATGATGTCATCCATATATACACTTCTATACTTATATCGCATGTCCGTAGCTTTGGAGGTTATAGCCACTTTAACTCCTTAGGATCCTTGAACATGCCATGCTGCTTCCAAGTTGGAACCTCTGCATATTGTGTTCCCTGGGCCTGGAATGCTCACATTCCTACTATTCTCTTCACCAAACAGACTTCTACTAATCTTTCGGCTGTCACTTGAAATATAACTTCTGCCAGAAAGCATTCCTCAACTATGCCTCAAGAGACGAAATAGGTCCCTTTGCTATCTTTcctaataggttaaaaaaaatttttttatatcaaTTTAAGAAGTATATTTTCCTACTTGCTAAAACTGGAAAACTTCAAATCAATATTTACAACATTTTTACACTCATTCACAGATATATGCAGAGACACAAAGAATTTGGAGTCACTCAATGTGCATGAGGTCTGCAAAGTGATGCACTGCCTTCTCATTTCAGCTCTCATACTATAAACAAATGTTCTTCCCATGATCTATTTAGTGTCATgtctgtgctttttgttggtaATTTTTATGGTCCAAAATTGACTCCAAGCATGGTGCTTATGTGCTGTCTAGTGTTTCTAAGCACAAGGAATGTGCCTTAAAGAAAATACATGTTAGGTAAGCATTGTTCAGGCATGAGTCATAGTGCTGTTGGCCAGGAATTCAATAtcaatgaatcaacaatatacaGTAAATTTAATCAagtaaaaagttatttaaaatatgcatagttataaatattatcaaaattactaaaattaagaCGTTATTTTAATAGGCTATATGTTGCATGAGGGTAGAAACCTCTCTGTTGTGCTTACCATAGCATCCCTACCTCTCGTTGTATGCTTGATAATTGATGTTCCACAAATAATTGCAGAATATTTACAGAGGTCCTTATTCTGGTTAATAGAGTCTCACATTAGCTCGGGTGTTAACACGTACAATAATCTCCCAGGATAGGACAGAACACTTTCAAATTCTGAAAACTAGAGACACCTAGTGAATGTACATCTAGAGTTCAGGgaggaagcaatctaaatgcggtttgacatttttaaagtttgtgcttttttttttaactgaaatagagtttatttataacattgtgttagtttcaggtgtacagcaaagtgattcagatatagatagatagatagataatttttcagatccttttcccttataggttattacaaattattgaatatagttctctgtgctatacagcaggtccttgttgtttatctattttagatatagtagtatgtatatgttaatcccaagctcctaatttatccctccaccccctttcccctttgataaccattagtttgttttctatgtctgtgggtttatttctgttttgtatataagttcctttgtatcatttttttaatttttagattccacatataattgatatcatataatatttgtctttgtccgacttacttcacttagtatgataatctctaggtccatccatgttgctgcaaaaggcattatttcattcttttttatggctgagtaatactccagtgtgtgtgtgtgtgtgtgtgtgtgtgtgtgtgtgtgtgtgtgtgtgtgtataccacgtcttctttatccattcatctgttgatggacatttaagttgcttccatgtcttggctattgtaaatagtgctgcagtgaacactggggtgcatgtattttttgaattatggttttctccgaatatatgcccaggagtggaattgctggatcatatggtagctctattttcagttttttaagcaacctacatacatgctgttctccatagtggctgtaccaatagacatttctctaaagaagtttGTATTAACAATAAGACAGTTTTACAAATAGGCCAGAGGAGATACTGTCCTATATTTGAGAGTAATAAGGAGGTCTGTCGATGTCAGGATATCAACTTTGTGAAGGAAACTAAGAGGACAAAGTACATTTTAGCCATTCCTCTAAGCATGCTCTGAAGATTATGAAAAAGAGACTTGGGAGAGTAGACACAGAAGCCCAGTGGTGTGATGGAGGCTTTCTAAGTTATTCACTGGGAAGCCTGACGGAAGGCAAATATAAAGCAAACTTCTTAATTAAACTGAACATGAGAAGTTAAATTCTGTCTGCAAGTAGATGCAACAGAATTATAAAAGGCCACATGTGGTTATAAGTAACAAGAACCAAGACTCCCCAGGGACAAGAAGCCCTGTGTTAATCTCTCTGTGGCtctgaaagaaggaagaaaaaagattaagCCTCCTTGTGGAGATCATGTGATGACTTCCTGATCCCAGCCAGAGGCGGCATTTCCATGGaaacttctcttctcttcttcttctcacACACACTGCTCCTTCTACCTAAAAAGGCTGCTTTGAGTCTCAAGAGAGTTGTAGGGAGGAGACTTGATGTTTCTTCTGAATAATGAGAAAAATTCCAGCAGAATGGGTAGAGAGCAGAAAGGCTGACATTCCAGCATCACATGTAGCGATGACCTTCCCTGGATCCCTACAGCTAAGACTGCAGACACTGCTGCTTTCCTCAGAGCTTTCACTTTCTCTCACTTGTTCCTCAAGTTCAGGGGACCACCAGCTTTAAGTATGGAGCAGGATAAGGAAGGAAGTCTCACAGGGGCAACTTTGACTTGACTACTCTCATCCTGTAACTCTTCAACTCACCTTAGTACAAACCACTTGATTTTTAAGCCCCTCCATGGATTGGGCTCAGGTTTAATTCCTTATAGCATGGGGGCGTATCTGAAGCCAATGCTCCAACTCAGCAGATGAAGTACAGCTCTCACCTCTCTACAGTTTCCCCTGCCTGAAGTATTGTCTCCATTCTCATTTGTCTTTCCAACTTATGTCTATCCTTCAAGGTTTGGCTCAAGGGGTACTCCCATAATAAAATTTGCATACTATTATCCAAAATTATGCAGTCCTTTCCAGTATCCTCAGTTCACAAATATGTCCCTCCATTAAAAGTCTGATGTGCTTATTTTCTATACTACTCATTTGAAAACTGGTGTAgtggtaaaataatatttttatccaTGTATTTCAATTTATCTAGCTCActatacacacagagaaaaaaatcttgaaaaaatttgcatgatcaataaatatttgttgaatgaatatatcaGTCCTTATTCACTCACTACATTGAGAACTCCTTTGCAAGACCATATTGcaaacaaaatttcaaatgaaTTCCTGATTTCCAGAACTTATGGGCTAAACAAGATCATTATagcattaaaataagaaaaatacaaactactattataaaataaataaaccagaaagatatattgtacagcacaggtaatatagccaatattttataataactttacgtggagtataatctataaaaatattgaatcactatgttgtacacctgaaaataatataatattgacaatcaactatacttcaattaaaaaaaaaagagtttccttTGGAATATTCACTagtaaatgtttctaaaataaagCAGACCACCCAGCTATCAAAGTGACCTCTCATTAATAATAGTCAGAAAATGAGCGATTAGACAGCAAGCAAGCAGCTAGCATCAAGATAATCAGGAAgtgtatcagaaaaaaaattttcttctgatactttgtataaaataaataaccttcAGATGTAAGAAATAATCTCTAGGCTCTGAAAAGTGTCTCTTTCTGCAAAGACAAATTCTACCAATGCTGTGGCCTATATACGGTCTTTGAGAAACAAACCATCTTGCACCCAAAATCTCTAACACTGCTTGACTTTTCTTAATAAAAGAAGCTCTATTCCTGACATGgcttttcatttgcaaatgtaaAGCATCACTAATTTTATAGTCAATTAACTGGGTTTATTTAGATCAAGTGGTATTATTATCCTAACCATAAGAATTAAACTATTAATGGTGAATAGTGTTTCTCACTTTAACATAGGCCTATCCCACTGGTGGGATACATGCCAACTCCAAGGAAAAGTTAGTCATGTGGGTTTCAGAAGATGAAAGCTTAAGATAAAGACTGAGAGTGTTTGATGCTGGAGGTGGGAGTGGTATTATATAGGTCTTAGCCAAAACATGTGATAGTCACTGAAGGGGTAGCTGGAAAGAGAAGTGTGTGGCTCAATTAACCAGCTCAGGCAGACCTTGTGAGAACTAGAGGAAGAATGCTCCTGACTGCTTTGTACTGCCTGCTGTGGACTTTCCAGACCTCTGCTGGCCATTTCCCTCGAGCCTGTACCTCCTCTAAGAACCTGATGGAGAAGGAATGCTGCCCACCATGGGAGGGTGACGGGAGTCCCTGTGGCCAGCTTTCAAGCCGGGGTTCCTGTCAGGACATCATTCTGTCCAAGGCACCACTTGGACCTCAGTTCCCCTTCTCAGGGGTGGACGACCGGGAGTCTTGGCCCTCCGTCTTTTATAATCGGACCTGCCAGTGCTTTGGCAACTTCATGGGATTCAATTGCGGAAATTGTAAGTTTGGCTTTTGGGGACCCACCTGCACAGAGAGGCGACTTTTAGTGAGAAAAAACATCTTTGATTTGAGTGTCCCAGAGAAGAACAAATTTCTTGCCTACCTCACTTTAGCGAAACATACTACCAGCCCAGACTATGTCATCCCCACAGGCACCTACGGCCAAATGAATAATGGATCAACACCTCTGTTTAATGACATCAACGTTTATGACCTCTTTGTCTGGATGCATTATTATGTGTCAAGGGACGCACTACTTGGGGACTCTGAAATCTGGAGAGACATTGATTTTGCTCATGAAGCACCAGGTTTCCTGCCTTGGCATAGACTCTTCTTGCTGCTGTGGGAAAAAGAAATCCAGAAGCTGACAAGGGATGAGAACTTCACTATTCCATACTGGGATTGGCGAGATGCAGAAAATTGTGACGTTTGCACAGATGAGTACATGGGAGGGCGCAACCCTGCAAACCCTAATCTACTCAGCCCAGCATCCTTCTTCTCCTCTTGGCAGGTAAGATGTGCTGGACATATAATATCAGAGAATAAAAGAACCATAGCAATCACTTCTTCTGGAAGATCTTCATAAACACCTTTTCCATCTCTCCATCTCCTGCCAAGCCTAGAAAATTTTCCCTGTCAAGAGCTCTCAACATACCTTGTATTTTCCCTTTATAGCACACTTCACAATTGTAGTTCCAAAGAGATTTGTGTGGCTATTTGTCTAATATCCTCTACTTGgttcctttattcattttaatcTAATGAATAAAAAGTACTTGGTTCATCACTGTATCTCCTAGCACCTGGGATGGTACCTGGCAAATGGTAAGAGCTCATGAAGTATCTGTTGAACCAATTGATGAATGAATACTTAGATGATTAGGTAAATAAATGATTTAGGTCAATGTTCCTGAAATTTTCTTCACAATAAAATTTATACATtgtacaaattaaaaatacaaattcctaTCCTTATCCCAGGAATCCCATTGATAAGAATCTTCAAAGGAGGATCCTGGGAAGACCTCATTTACTAAATGTCTATGGTGATTATCACCATCAGCAAAATTTGGGGAATATTACTtagattaaattttcttttaaaaaaatatgaagaccCTGAGGCTCAAACAGgtaaataatgaaaatagctAATATTCATCAATCAACGAGCATGTATGAGCCCCTATTGTGTTTATGTGCCTTAATTCATTTAATACTCTTACTAATCATTCCCCAtctcaaagatttaaaaaaactaacCTGAGGTATAAAGACATTAGGTAACTTGTACAAGATCGCAGAACTAGTAAGTAGCAGACAAGATTTGTTCTCAGATAATCTTTGGCTGCATGACAACCCTataatattgggttggtcaaaaagttcattcgggtttttctgtaacatcttatggaacaacctgaacaaactttttggccaacccaatatttccaAGGACATGTCTGCTATGATGTCTAAAGGATCTGGCCAACCTACCTCACTTTTTTCAATAAGATGCagaagaaattataattttttgcaAAATATGTGCAAACTTTTGAGGTACAAGATAAGGGATTGTTATTTTGaagtttaatttctgtttctcctattctgatttttttcactctGGATTAGGGGCAAAAGGTAGCCAAAGAAACatgcttttaattatttatcattttaaaaccaTAGGTGGAAGGAATGTTTTTCTGCCTGTATTCCAAACATTTCTAATACAGCACTTTTGACTAGCAGTGCTTTATGGAACTAAACCCCAATATTTAAATGAGATGGGAAGAATCTTGCATTCTTACCCGGCGCTCTGCAATTTTGAAATGTGGATGGCTTCCCATCCGCCCCCTTGCACTAAGTTCACACACCTTCCAAATAGAGCCTATTGAAGCTCATTGAAAATGACCACTGTAATGTCTTGTGTCACTAATGTCAGCTATTTACCAAGAGAAAGGAGTGTATTTGTGCAGGAAAGGCTGGAAAAATtctacttcaaaaaataaaaatctatttcaaTAAGTCTTCAGACCTCCTACCTTAATCTATAAAGTGCAAAACTCTCATCTAACTCTCACATCCTCCGTTATTGCTTAAAATACGGTTAAGCTTGGATGTGGGATTTTCAGTCAGTTATAATGCTTTCCTTAATTGCTTTTCTTGACCCAGAAAAACTGGAGGATTATCTAAATTACCAAAAAGTTACAACATCCACACTGAAGCTTAATAGGCAAATACTAATTGATCTTAATTACATTATATGTAGGCTTCTTGGAAGTACCTAAattatgtttctaattttttctattcatttattgattattgagtggacatttttttctgttttttttctcctttacaatTGTGTCCAGTTTTACTTCTAAATAAAACTTTTTGGGTCTAGTAGGTAAACACTAAGTTGAAATTGTTACAACATTAGATTCGATATTGTTCTATGATTAAACTACTGTGTAGTAACTGGTGGTAAAAATAAGATTAGGAAATACAGAGGACAAAGACCActgaagaaaaatgagcaaacGACGATTTAAATAAGGAAGGTGAAATGAGTGAACATTTACGTTCACCTACCGTGAGTGGTGTCATTGTGTGAGGTGACAGTCAAACCCAATTCTAGTTGGCTGTTTCCATTCCTTTGCAGAGCATCTCTGGTTAAagtcctttaaaaatgaagatcaGTTATTTATATTGACTTAATTCAGCAGTTCTCAGTATCTTCTAAATCACATAGGAGCTTAAAAAATTGCATGTGCTCCACCCATCCACCCTCTGCCAGAAAATCATAGTCAGGGGGTCCACTGTGAAGTCCAAgtgtctgtatttttaaaaacttctact
It encodes:
- the TYR gene encoding tyrosinase, with translation MLLTALYCLLWTFQTSAGHFPRACTSSKNLMEKECCPPWEGDGSPCGQLSSRGSCQDIILSKAPLGPQFPFSGVDDRESWPSVFYNRTCQCFGNFMGFNCGNCKFGFWGPTCTERRLLVRKNIFDLSVPEKNKFLAYLTLAKHTTSPDYVIPTGTYGQMNNGSTPLFNDINVYDLFVWMHYYVSRDALLGDSEIWRDIDFAHEAPGFLPWHRLFLLLWEKEIQKLTRDENFTIPYWDWRDAENCDVCTDEYMGGRNPANPNLLSPASFFSSWQVICSQLEEYNSRHALCNGTSEGPILRNPGNHDKARTPRLPSSADVEFCLSLTQYESGSMDKAANFSFRNTLEGFASPLTGIADASQSSMHNALHIYMNGTMSQVPGSANDPIFLLHHAFVDSIFEQWLRRHHPLQEVYPEANAPIGHNRESYMVPFIPLYRNGDFFISSRDLGYDYSYLQDSGPDSSQDYIKPYLEQASQIWPWLIGAAVVGSVLTAVLGGLTSLLCHRKRKQLPEEKQPLLMDKEDHHSLLYQSQL